AAACGTTCATCTTCCAATGACGATTGTTGCTCTTTCAATTGGAGCTGTATCTTTCTTCATCAACAATCTTCCATCTTTAGCTGCCAATGATAACTGGCCGATAATTTTCTATTTTTTTCTTTCATGCTCTGTTGTGAGCATAATACTTTCAGTTTACTTAATTTTCAAAACTTACACCGGCTACGGCTATGAGTACGTATCTTCAACTGCGGATATTGACAATTATGTAAATGAACTTCAGAAGTTCAATAGCGAAGCTGGCAAGAAAACACGAGTCGACATTCAAGAAAAATTCTTGAGTCTGCTCCTTAAGCAATACTGTAAATGCGCTACAACAAACTCAGAAAACAATGACAAAAAGGCTGCATATTTTCGCAAAAGTTCAATTTCAATTATGACGGCGGTGGTTCTAATTGGAATAACAGCATTTCCATTTTTTGCAACACATTACAATTCATCTCCAAAGGTTCAGAGAATTGAAATTGTCAACTTCAAGGAGATTACAATGGCAAAAGACAAAAAAGACAAAGATGACTCGACAAAGACCACGGTGAGTGTGAGGCCGGCTTCACCTTCACAAAAGCATGAACCTGTGCTACCTGCTGAACCAAAAACAAAGAAGGTGCAGGAGTCTGCTAAACCTAAGGAGATCAGATTCTTAAGCGAGGAGAAGAAATAGTAACGAATAGCTAGACAAAGGGCATTTCGAATCGAGATGCCCTTTGCCATTTTATCGAATACGCCGCAGGCGTTCCACACCAGCGCCGAGGGGCGCGCGCAGCGCACCCTCGGAAAACGGCCGCGCCTGCAAGAATCCTGAAGGGATTCAACAAAATGGTGCGGCTTTTTGTTGAACGCCTTCAGCGTTCTTTAAAATTCGAGATTTTGTTACCCAGGGTGTGTCCAGTGCCTGGACAAACCCTGGGCTGAGGTCTGTAACACCTTCGGCGTTGAGTTTTTGAATCTGTGAAAGCTATGCAACGGGCCGAAAATACAAAGGGCATCCTCATTCGGGATGCCCTTTGCCATTTTATCGAATACGCCGAAGGCGTTTCACACCAAAGCCGAGGGTCGCGTGCAGCGCACCTTCGGGAAACGGCCGCGACCGCAAGAATCCTGAAGGGATTCAACAAAATGATGCGGCTTTTTGTTGAACGCCTTCAGCGTTCTTTGAATTGGAGGTTTTGTTACCCAGGGTGTGTCCAGTGCCTGGACACACCCTGGGCTGAGGAGTGTAACGCCTTCGGCGTTGAGTTTTTTGAGTCAAGTAAATCGCATCAAACACAAAGGGCATCCCAATCCGAGATGCCCTTTGCCAATTTAACAAATACGCCGCAGGCGTTCCACAGCAAAACCGAGGGTCGCGTGCAGCGCACCCTCGGAAAACGGCCACGAGCGCAAGAATCCTGAAGGGATTCAACTAAAGCTGGAATGAGTATCATTCATCACCGCCCTTGATTCTTAACCCGAAGAAATGTATTTTGATTCCGTCAAAACGAAGGAAAACATATGAGTCAAACGACCATCACCTTGCAGTTGCCTGACAGTCTCGCCAACGAGGCCTCGGCTACTGGATTATTCGAGCCTTCTGCGATCGAGAAACTTATACGAGAGGAACTGCGCCGGCGCCGGGTCGATCGTTTATTTGACGCGGTAAACAAACTATCGAACCTCGACGCGCCCATTCTTACCGAAGCCGAAGTAGAAGCCGAAATTCAAGCCACACGAATGGCCAGAAATCCTTCTCATGCGAGTCGTCGCTGACACGAACATCGTGGTTTCCGGGCTTTTCTGGCGCGGCGCACCACGGCAATTGCTTGATGCTGCCAGGGCTCAGTTGATCGATCTCTACACCAGCCCTGCTTTGCTTGCCGAGCTGAGTGATGTTCTTTTCCGCGAAAAATTCGCAGAACGGCTTGCAGCGGCTGAGGTAGATTCAAATGACCTTGTCATGGGGTATGCCGCCTTGGCGAAAATAATCAAACCCGCCGATTTCATTTCAATAATCATAGACGATCCTGACGATAATTCAGTTTTGGAATGTGCAGTTGCAGCGCATGCCGACGCAATCGTTTCAGGGGACAATCATCTCTTGAATTTGAGCAACTTTCGCAACATGCCGATTCTCACCGCAAATCAGTTGCTCAAGCAAATTTCAAAGTGATTTGCACCCCAAAAACAAAGGGCATCCCCATTCGGGATGCCCTTTGCCATTTTACCGAATACGCCGCAGGCATTCCACACCAAAGCCGAGGGGTCGCGCGCAGCGCACCCTCGGGAAACGGCCGTGCCCGCAAGAATCCTGAAGGGATTCAACAAAATGGCGCGGCTTTTTGTTGAACGCCTTCAGCGTCCTCTGAAATTCGAGATTTTGTCACCCGGTAACGCCTTCGGCGTTGAGTTTTTTGAGTCACGTAAACCGACCTAAACACAAAGGGCATCCCAGCCTGAGATGCCCTTTGTTACTAAGATGCAAAAAATGTTACGCACTTTTGATCTTGATCAGCACTGCGCCCTTGTCGACCGGAGACTGCGCTTCCGCCAGTACTTCTGCAATCACGCCGTCGCTGGGCGCTTTCAACTCATTTTCCATTTTCATGGCTTCGATGACAATTAACGCCTGGCCTGCTCTTACCGTCTCGCCCGGCGCTGTTAAAATTCTGGTGATCAATCCCGGCATGGGCGCTTTGATAATGACATCGGAGTTTGCCGGCTGGGCTTGAGTCTTCAAACGTCGCAACGCCAAACTCTGCGCATCTTCAACAACCGCGTTGAAGATATGCGGCCCCACGCGAATTTCATCTGCGCCGTCAGCGCTGTTGATCTGCACGGAATAAGAACGATCGTTGACCAGCAGTGAATACAGCTCGCCGTGAATGTGCTTAAAATCAAAACGCACGGGCGTGCCGTTCACGTCAGCCGTATGTTCAGCTAGGTTAATGTTCTTGATTGAGAAAGAATGTTCGCCGATGGTGACGGAAAGAGTCATAACGCCGGAAAATAAAACCACGTTCAGCGCGCCTGATGAAGACTCGCGTGAAACGTGGTTTCAGTTTTATGAAAACGGTTCAGGTTCAATTCCACTCGTCGCGGTCGCCCCAGTCAAACGAATCTTCCTCCTCATCATCGTCGAGGTTTTCGTCGTCCCAGTCCTCTTCATCGTCCCAGTCATCTTCCTCCTCTTCTTCTTCCTCCTCTTCTTCATCTAAATCATCTTCTTCCTCATCGCCGTCTTCCCAATCTTCATCATCTTCCCATTCTTCTTCATCGTCCCATTCTTCAAAATCTTCTTCCAACTCTTCTTCACCGTCTTCGTCTATTTCATCAAGATCGGCGTCATCTTCTTCACCCTCTTCACCCTCTTCCGCCTCATCTTCGCCGAGTTCTTCGTCACCAAGCTCTTCATCATCCAACTCGTCGTCCTCCTCCTCGTCCCACTCGTCATCGTCGTCCTTGGGGCCGAGCTTGATTGGCTGCAACGCAAGCTCGCCCGTCGGCTTCAGGTCAGTGTTCTCGAGGCGGAAGAGCGAATGACTTGCCGCAATGCTCATCAGCTCCGCCAACGAACCGGTAAAAACGTGGTCGGAGCTTAGGTCTTGCGTATTCAATTTCAGTTGCATGCTCATCTCCTTCATAGTTTCAGATTCGCTGTGTCCGCCTTAGGATAAACTACTGGCACGACGCTTCAGGCGCGCATTCACATGAGGCATTTTCTGCCGCTTGCACGTCGCCAGCCATGATCATTCCGTTTGTGTGAGTTAACTTATTATAAATCAACTCAATATTTGCCAACATGCCGGGCAATGAAAAAGCTGCCCTCACATGTTGTCTGGCCGCCCATGCCAGTTTGTTTCGCAGAGCAGGATTCTCCGCCAACGCCAGGCCGGCTTGGGTTAAGGCTTCAATTTCTTTGGGAGGAACCAATACCCCGGTTTCTCCATGCTTGACAATATCCA
The DNA window shown above is from Cytophagia bacterium CHB2 and carries:
- a CDS encoding putative toxin-antitoxin system toxin component, PIN family, yielding MRVVADTNIVVSGLFWRGAPRQLLDAARAQLIDLYTSPALLAELSDVLFREKFAERLAAAEVDSNDLVMGYAALAKIIKPADFISIIIDDPDDNSVLECAVAAHADAIVSGDNHLLNLSNFRNMPILTANQLLKQISK
- a CDS encoding biotin/lipoyl-binding protein, which translates into the protein MTLSVTIGEHSFSIKNINLAEHTADVNGTPVRFDFKHIHGELYSLLVNDRSYSVQINSADGADEIRVGPHIFNAVVEDAQSLALRRLKTQAQPANSDVIIKAPMPGLITRILTAPGETVRAGQALIVIEAMKMENELKAPSDGVIAEVLAEAQSPVDKGAVLIKIKSA